One segment of Anopheles stephensi strain Indian chromosome 3, UCI_ANSTEP_V1.0, whole genome shotgun sequence DNA contains the following:
- the LOC118509642 gene encoding uncharacterized protein LOC118509642 — protein MITKYRLSDNASLGDVSTPISGSDSTTEETTCESMNRDDQCSNDQQSNDCGRYLRSRSIQKKRLPGSLLSDDSCNAVDNMLGVTDGRLAQTEDADQNCDLSFNGKIKTLTSGSQHATLPTTKSIDGCTTDDAAVPEVPVDVESKSDLQRREEKFNESFELLTKECNTLIHYNNEKSPDLFADDDEETDVGSKNEAEKENLDYSMHRSYQRVSGTGTKELDCEGEGSVDRTDYMLLKRMKTSLSGIPPPPALTYSDIDVGTMLTIYRSNVKSWLATHGFSKNTVEKTTTDGEGEDGKDQPHQQCLMKPTHSTEELSNLQWPELTKHRAHGLHYNRSRVSENFELLGLKYIERYISAETSCSFNMTVLQSSAKKRNQRLKLLNQSPGRRLSHLARRRATFSSESLLNTSASKGGTIVSASKSAIDAGVLRRLNPHRACNNRQVLLDPKKSDNRRKNKIKTPKRRTPGGKKSPRRRTPGSSAKKLSLLRANAGGKSCTQVHVPATRESSKRALFLSPQNSDKLVSPARNDLRFSLGSNSKQTERSIFSEARILKSKRSLFSQPRGTSESNGIESIAASSHVSNSTATVSNKRRRSSTTDNNDDGVENASGERTEKIRRTESSGLTEEDLTPRSLKFARSKSFCVGLQSMGLPSATPSDGISAPGVGGKTLIRANSEISSSDGPRPLVMLTENHKKKLLWAVSQALQSKQITAKHELFKQHASNLVRVVKRLFLEFNDQTTSSTSEKLLKLANKHVYEVIQGKSVDDIYFREKTRIMNARNMPKLQGYIAAEEYELRKLKRTTSITSFDGSSPFDCSLSASQSLLSQSSMLSQGSSFGGLSQLSQTTSFVRSGANMKPAASTGSVNMVGLSNTSTTNTALRENVDSELRQRSTKKQLLFSGKDQKNVSPFRMEKNLSLIGSNVNANKLLVGGSLNSSIMKAKRQISFE, from the exons ATGATCACAAAATACAGACTAAGTGATAATGCTTCTTTAGGTGATGTTTCCACA CCGATAAGCGGCAGCGATAGTACTACCGAAGAAACAACCTGCGAAAGCATGAACAGAGACGATCAATGCAGCAATGACCAGCAGTCGAACGATTGTGGCAGATATCTACGATCCCGATCCATTCAGAAGAAACGTTTGCCTGGTTCGCTGCTTTCGGACGACAGTTGCAATGCAGTTGACAATATGCTCGGTGTAACGGATGGCCGCCTAGCACAGACGGAAGATGCGGACCAGAATTGTGACCTTTCGTTTAAtggtaaaattaaaacattgacTAGTGGAAGTCAACATGCGACCCTTCCCACGACGAAGTCAATCGATGGATGCACGACGGATGATGCGGCAGTTCCGGAAGTTCCGGTCGATGTGGAAAGCAAAAGTGATTTGCAAAGGCGGGAGGAAAAGTTCAACGAATCATTTGAACTGTTGACGAAAGAGTGCAACACTTTGATTCACTATAATAATGAAAAATCACCCGATTTGTTTGCGGACGACGATGAGGAAACGGACGTTGGTAGCAAGAATGAAGCGGAGAAGGAAAATCTGGATTATAGTATGCATCGGTCATACCAACGTGTCAGTGGAACCGGAACGAAGGAATTAGATTGTGAAGGCGAAGGTAGCGTAGATCGGACTGACTATATGTTGCTGAAACGAATGAAGACGTCCCTATCCGGCATACCGCCACCGCCAGCGCTAACCTACTCCGACATTGACGTTGGTACCATGCTGACGATATATCGTAGCAACGTGAAATCATGGCTAGCTACGCATGGTTTTTCTAAGAACACAGTTGAAAAGACCACTACTGATGGTGAGGGTGAAGATGGTAAAGACCAACCGCACCAGCAGTGTCTCATGAAGCCCACACACTCGACTGAAGAGCTGAGCAACCTACAATGGCCCGAGCTAACGAAACACCGGGCACACGGACTGCATTACAACCGGTCAAGAGTGTCGGAGAATTTTGAACTGTTAGGCTTAAAGTACATCGAACGGTATATAAGCGCGGAGACGAGCTGCTCCTTCAATATGACTGTTCTGCAATCGAGTGCAAAGAAACGAAACCAACGACTAAA ATTGTTAAACCAATCGCCGGGCAGACGACTAAGCCACCTAGCCCGACGAAGGGCCACGTTTTCATCCGAAAGCTTACTTAACACCAGCGCCAGCAAGGGTGGCACTATCGTAAGCGCTAGCAAGAGTGCCATCGATGCGGGAGTGCTGAGGAGATTAAATCCACACCGAGCGTGCAATAATAGACAAGTGCTACTAGATCCGAA aAAATCGGACAACcgtaggaaaaataaaattaaaacacccAAACGTAGAACACCGGGTGGAAAAAAGTCGCCGCGCCGTCGTACGCCGGGTTCGTCAGCGAAAAAGCTTTCTTTGCTGCGTGCCAATGCCGGTGGTAAATCGTGTACGCAGGTTCACGTTCCCGCCACTCGCGAATCCTCCAAACGGGCACTATTTCTTAGCCCACAGAACAGTGACAAATTGGTATCACCGGCCCGTAACGATCTTCGTTTCTCGCTCGGCAGCAATAGCAAGCAAACGGAACGTTCAATATTTTCCGAAGCCCGAATCCTCAAATCGAAACGTTCACTATTTTCGCAACCTCGCGGGACATCGGAGAGCAACGGCATAGAGTCCATCGCAGCTAGTTCCCATGTGAGCAACTCAACCGCGACCGTGTCGAACAAACGGCGGCGTTCTTCAACCACTGACAATAATGACGACGGGGTGGAAAATGCGTCCGGCGAGCGTACGGAGAAAATAAGACGCACGGAATCCTCTGGCCTAACGGAAGAAGATTTAACGCCACGCTCGTTAAAGTTTGCACGCAGCAAAAGCTTTTGCGTTGGTTTGCAAAGCATGGGCCTACCGTCGGCGACACCATCGGACGGCATCAGTGCGCCCGGCGTCGGTGGAAAAACATTAATTCGGGCGAATTCAGAAATTTCTTCCTCAGATGGTCCACGACCATTAGTTATGCTGACGGAGAATCACAAAAAG AAATTATTGTGGGCAGTTTCGCAGGCcctgcaaagcaaacaaattacTGCAAAACACGAACTGTTTAAGCAACATGCCTCCAACCTGGTGCGGGTAGTGAAAAGACTGTTTTTAGAATTTAATGATCAAACCACATCAAGCACGAGTGAAAAGCTCTTAAA GCTGGCCAACAAGCACGTGTACGAGGTGATTCAGGGTAAAAGCGTGGACGATATCTATTTCCGCGAGAAGACACGCATCATGAACGCACGAAACATGCCGAAACTGCAGGGCTATATCGCAGCGGAGGAATACGAATTGCGGAAGCTGAAGCGAACCACCAGCATAACTTCATTCGACGGATCATCGCCGTTTGACTGTTCGTTAAGTGCCAGCCAGAGCCTCCTGAGCCAAAGTTCGATGCTTTCGCAGGGTAGCTCGTTTGGCGGTTTGTCACAGCTTTCGCAAACGACCAGTTTCGTACGGAGCGGAGCGAACATGAAACCGGCCGCATCGACTGGTAGTGTGAACATGGTTGGACTTAGCAACACTTCTACTACTAATACTGCTTTACGCGAAAACGTCGACAGTGAGCTGCGGCAACGCTCCACTAAAAAGCAGTTGCTCTTCTCTGGCAAGGATCAGAAAAATGTAAGTCCCTTCCGGatggaaaagaatttgtcGCTCATAGGCAGTAACGTGAATGCCAACAAACTGCTGGTCGGTGGTTCGCTTAACTCCAGTATCATGAAAGCTAAGCGACAAATTTCGTTCGAGTAA
- the LOC118509738 gene encoding mitochondrial thiamine pyrophosphate carrier-like, producing the protein MDRDKNDTSSNSGIAGGFAGCITRFICQPLDVLKIRFQLQVEPLSEQHVTSKYRTIAQSTRLVYREEGLRAFWKGHNPAQVLSIIYGVAQFSSYERFNHLLRTVDTFERHQSGRNFVCGALSGTFATVITLPLDVVRTRLISQDPGKGYRSSVQGLKLIYTYEGVRGLYRGLGPSVLQIAPLTGGQFMFYNIFGSMFRQYFNISANETLPAIELFICGGLAGLCTKLLVYPLDLAKKRLQIQGFAKSRQTYGRHFVCDNMFNCLYNIAKQEGMIGLYKGLYPALLKACFMSAFYFAIYDEMVLILNH; encoded by the coding sequence atggatcgcgataaAAACGATACGTCGTCCAATTCGGGCATCGCCGGTGGCTTTGCCGGGTGCATCACACGCTTCATCTGTCAGCCGCTGGATGTGCTGAAGATACGCTTCCAGCTGCAGGTGGAACCACTGAGCGAGCAGCACGTGACCTCGAAGTACCGCACCATTGCCCAATCGACCCGGTTGGTGTATCGCGAGGAAGGGCTGCGCGCCTTCTGGAAGGGCCACAACCCGGCCCAGGTACTGTCGATCATCTACGGCGTGGCACAGTTTTCCTCGTACGAACGGTTCAACCATCTGCTGCGGACCGTCGACACGTTCGAGCGGCATCAGAGCGGGCGCAACTTTGTGTGCGGTGCGTTGAGCGGTACGTTCGCTACGGTCATAACGTTGCCGCTGGATGTGGTCCGCACCCGGCTAATCTCGCAGGATCCGGGCAAAGGCTATCGAAGTTCGGTGCAGGGCCTAAAGCTCATCTACACGTACGAGGGCGTCCGCGGGCTGTACCGAGGGCTGGGACCGAGCGTACTGCAGATCGCACCGCTCACCGGTGGCCAGTTTATGTTCTACAACATCTTTGGCAGCATGTTCCGGCAGTATTTCAACATCAGCGCCAACGAGACGTTACCGGCGATCGAGCTGTTCATCTGCGGTGGGCTGGCAGGGCTGTGCACGAAGCTGCTCGTGTACCCGCTCGACCTGGCCAAGAAGCGGTTACAGATACAGGGCTTTGCGAAAAGCCGCCAAACGTACGGGCGCCACTTTGTGTGTGATAACATGTTCAACTGTCTGTACAACATTGCCAAGCAGGAGGGCATGATCGGGCTGTACAAGGGGCTGTATCCGGCACTGCTGAAGGCGTGCTTTATGTCCGCGTTTTACTTTGCAATCTATGACGAAATGGTGCTCATACTGAATCACTGA